ATAATGGACGAAAAGTTGTTTAAACTAGAGAAGATGGTAATAAACAGGATTCTCAACCTACCTCTATGAGTTTTATCTCCTCCGGAAGCTCGATCTCGTCAATGTTGATCTCCTGGACATCTTCTCTTGCCCACTCGAGAAGCTTCAGATCTCTGTAGAGATTTGCCACTTTGAAACCGCTCATACCATGCTGTCTGAGGCCGAAGAATTCCCCTGGTCCTCTTGTCTTCAGGTCGTACTCGGCTATCTTGAATCCGTCCGTGTTGAGTGCGAAGAACCTGAGCCTTTCCATGGCTTCCTCACCCACATCACCCACAAGGAAACAGTAAGCGTCCTGACCACTTCTTCCGACCCTTCCACGGAGTTGGTGAAGCTGCGCAAGACCGAACCTCTCAGGGTTTTCTATCACCATCACGTTCGCCCTCGGAACGTCTATCCCAACTTCTATAACGGTTGTGGATACGAGAATATCATACCTTCCCTCTGCAAACTCCATCATCACCCTGTCTTTTTCTTCCTGAGAGAGTTTCCCGTGCATGAGACCTACTCGAAACTCTGGAAACACTTCTCTGGAGAGATACTCGTACATCTCAACGGCGGATTTTGCGTTCAGTTTGTCGGATTCTTCGATC
Above is a genomic segment from Thermotoga sp. containing:
- a CDS encoding helicase-related protein, with protein sequence IDLVIGTHALIQEDVHFKNLGLVVIDEQHRFGVRQREALMNKGRMVDTLVMSATPIPRSMALAFYGDLDVTVIDEMPPGRKEVQTMLVSMDRVHEVYEFVRQEAMKGGQAFIVYPLIEESDKLNAKSAVEMYEYLSREVFPEFRVGLMHGKLSQEEKDRVMMEFAEGRYDILVSTTVIEVGIDVPRANVMVIENPERFGLAQLHQLRGRVGRSGQDAYCFLVGDVGEEAMERLRFFALNTDGFKIAEYDLKTRGPGEFFGLRQHGMSGFKVANLYRDLKLLEWAREDVQEINIDEIELPEEIKLIEVG